A single region of the Novosphingobium sp. genome encodes:
- a CDS encoding TIM-barrel domain-containing protein, with product MTDHLGEANSWSVTRRDMLRAGVAASALSGPALGALAGSTGRDVPDFQATFADGTLQVMAVGAQAFRVRFVSGAVADGHVPPSQMLVRQKGRYHLVRRDMAGATRLELPAIHCEIPHDGSALRFLTPDGRLLLSEQAGTRHMAAHAVRGMPCQRVEQGFISPPEERLYGTGCFQDGHLNLRGLPRRLTQVNTQISLPFLLSSQGYGLLWHNDGMSELNPPDQTIPLQQKAQSGTSQLADVTTTQGNARVELREAVYTGRFSVAAAGRYAFLFDSGGKMTSRYHVEIDGRVLVDHANLWLPPTTSFIAELEPGEHDVRILAGAKDAPILRYGLAAPTTVWRSPVAQAIDYVVIAGPSARQIMEGYRALTGAAPMMPVWTFGYIHCRERFHSSQEILDTAREFRRRRLPVDVMVQDWQYWGAHGWNAMRFDEKNYPDPAGLCHELHGMDLRFMLSVWSKISRDTELGKQFAARGFFISGTDWIDFFNPLAAAFYAESQNRHLGALGIDAWWQDATEPENDDLLGRDTAAGPGERVRLAYPLQVSRTVYEGQRAAFPDRRVMILTRSAFPGQHRYGAATWSGDIGNDWETLRRQVPAGLNMAAAGYPYWTVDAGGFFRPGDGQYTDPAYHARFIRWFQYATFLPLQRVHGYMTNTEFWRYGEQVEAVARIYLDLRYRLLPYIYALAAQASHSGMPLLRPLVFDFPEDGQALDQTGSYMFGDALHVAPVLAPDVTEWPVYLPVWEGGWYDVWTGEHRAGGMTHRVPAPIEHIPLHARAGSILPLGPVVQSTAGALARDLDLLVFPGRDGVARLYEDDGLTYAYEQGGKAEVDLRWDESRHVLTIGARRGHFAGMRPQRQIRIKLVGAEAPPLDGNWSRVISYSGQPVSIALAHSSR from the coding sequence GTGACCGATCATCTGGGTGAAGCCAATTCCTGGTCCGTGACGCGCAGAGACATGTTGCGTGCGGGCGTGGCAGCCTCAGCGCTGTCCGGCCCGGCACTGGGGGCGCTGGCCGGATCGACCGGGCGGGATGTGCCGGATTTTCAGGCGACTTTCGCCGATGGCACCTTGCAGGTCATGGCGGTTGGCGCGCAGGCGTTCCGGGTCCGCTTTGTGTCGGGAGCGGTTGCCGACGGACATGTTCCGCCGAGCCAGATGCTGGTCCGGCAGAAGGGGCGTTACCATCTCGTCCGGCGTGACATGGCCGGAGCCACACGGTTGGAATTGCCCGCGATCCACTGCGAGATCCCCCATGATGGATCGGCGCTGCGCTTTCTCACACCCGATGGCCGCCTGCTGCTGAGCGAACAGGCGGGGACGCGGCATATGGCTGCGCATGCGGTGCGCGGCATGCCGTGTCAGCGGGTGGAGCAGGGCTTCATCTCCCCGCCGGAGGAACGGCTCTATGGCACGGGCTGTTTCCAGGACGGCCATCTGAACTTGCGCGGCTTGCCGCGTCGCCTGACGCAGGTGAACACCCAGATCAGCCTGCCTTTCCTCCTCTCCAGCCAAGGCTATGGGCTGCTGTGGCACAATGACGGGATGAGCGAGCTCAACCCGCCCGATCAAACCATCCCGCTCCAGCAGAAAGCCCAAAGCGGCACCTCCCAACTGGCCGATGTCACGACGACACAGGGCAATGCGCGCGTCGAGTTGCGTGAGGCGGTCTATACCGGGCGCTTCTCCGTTGCCGCCGCTGGTCGCTATGCCTTTCTGTTCGACAGCGGGGGCAAGATGACCTCACGCTATCATGTCGAGATCGACGGGCGGGTTCTGGTCGATCATGCCAATCTCTGGCTGCCGCCCACCACCAGCTTTATCGCCGAGCTGGAACCGGGCGAGCATGATGTCCGTATTCTGGCCGGTGCCAAGGATGCACCCATCCTGCGCTATGGTCTCGCCGCGCCGACCACTGTGTGGCGTTCTCCTGTCGCTCAGGCCATCGATTATGTGGTAATTGCCGGGCCCTCCGCCAGACAGATCATGGAGGGCTATCGTGCTTTGACCGGGGCGGCGCCCATGATGCCCGTCTGGACGTTCGGCTATATTCATTGCCGTGAGCGCTTCCATTCCTCGCAGGAGATCCTGGACACGGCCCGGGAGTTCCGCCGCCGTCGCCTGCCGGTCGATGTCATGGTGCAGGACTGGCAATATTGGGGCGCGCATGGCTGGAATGCGATGCGTTTCGATGAGAAGAACTATCCCGATCCCGCCGGACTATGCCACGAACTGCATGGCATGGACCTGCGATTCATGCTTTCGGTCTGGTCCAAGATCTCGCGCGATACGGAGCTGGGCAAGCAATTTGCCGCGCGCGGCTTCTTCATTTCCGGTACGGACTGGATCGACTTCTTCAATCCCCTTGCGGCGGCCTTCTATGCTGAAAGCCAGAACAGGCACCTGGGCGCACTTGGCATTGACGCCTGGTGGCAGGATGCCACCGAGCCCGAGAACGACGATCTGTTGGGACGCGATACGGCGGCGGGGCCGGGCGAGCGGGTGCGCCTTGCCTATCCCTTGCAAGTCTCGCGCACGGTTTACGAGGGACAACGCGCGGCCTTCCCTGATCGGCGGGTGATGATCCTCACCCGCTCGGCCTTTCCCGGCCAGCACCGCTATGGGGCAGCCACCTGGTCGGGCGACATCGGCAACGACTGGGAAACCCTTCGCCGTCAGGTTCCCGCAGGCTTGAACATGGCGGCGGCAGGCTATCCCTACTGGACCGTCGATGCCGGCGGCTTTTTCCGTCCCGGTGATGGCCAATACACCGACCCGGCTTATCACGCGCGGTTCATCCGCTGGTTTCAATATGCCACCTTCCTGCCCCTGCAGCGCGTCCATGGCTATATGACCAACACCGAGTTCTGGCGTTATGGCGAACAGGTCGAGGCCGTGGCGCGCATCTATCTGGATCTGCGCTATCGGTTGCTGCCCTATATCTATGCGCTGGCGGCGCAGGCGTCGCACTCGGGCATGCCGCTGCTGCGCCCGCTGGTGTTCGATTTCCCCGAGGATGGACAGGCGCTGGACCAGACCGGCAGCTATATGTTTGGTGATGCTCTGCATGTGGCACCGGTTCTGGCGCCCGATGTCACCGAATGGCCGGTCTATCTCCCCGTCTGGGAAGGTGGCTGGTATGATGTGTGGACCGGCGAGCATCGCGCCGGCGGGATGACCCATCGGGTGCCTGCGCCGATTGAGCACATTCCGCTGCATGCCCGTGCGGGTAGCATCCTTCCTCTTGGCCCGGTGGTGCAGTCCACGGCCGGTGCCCTGGCGCGCGATCTGGATCTTCTGGTGTTCCCGGGGAGAGATGGCGTGGCGCGGCTCTATGAGGACGACGGGCTGACTTATGCCTATGAACAGGGCGGCAAGGCCGAGGTCGATCTGCGTTGGGACGAAAGCCGACACGTTCTGACCATCGGGGCCAGGCGAGGGCATTTCGCAGGCATGCGGCCACAACGCCAGATCCGCATCAAGCTGGTGGGCGCTGAGGCCCCGCCGCTTGATGGGAACTGGAGCCGGGTCATCTCCTACAGCGGGCAGCCAGTTTCGATCGCCCTTGCCCATTCCTCGCGCTGA
- a CDS encoding IclR family transcriptional regulator, translated as MKQTGAKGSYAAPAIERAFEIIEALASYPEGALVSEIAATLDRTLGELFRFFVVMERLGYVRKSETTDRYTVAYKLLELAYRATPAQDIVRTALPEMQGLASAAGQSCHLVVPNAGSGLVVACEQQPGTRGFSLRVGAKIDIINSCSGQVLLAFSGAARAEQIIVEAEKEREAPVDRAWLGERLALIRERGHDSRQSPITHGVTDISCPVFGFDGQVVAALTIPFLELIDGSQKVHLEAAREMLNAAVARISDGLGYQAERGAVGPGDALDSDL; from the coding sequence ATGAAGCAAACCGGAGCAAAGGGCTCTTATGCCGCCCCTGCCATCGAAAGGGCCTTTGAAATCATCGAAGCCCTGGCGAGCTATCCCGAGGGGGCGCTGGTCAGCGAGATCGCGGCGACGCTCGATCGGACGTTGGGCGAATTGTTTCGCTTTTTCGTCGTGATGGAGCGGCTGGGCTATGTGCGCAAATCGGAGACGACCGATCGCTACACTGTCGCCTACAAGCTGCTGGAACTGGCTTATCGCGCCACACCGGCGCAGGATATCGTGCGCACGGCGTTGCCCGAGATGCAGGGGCTGGCCTCTGCGGCAGGGCAGTCCTGCCATCTGGTGGTGCCCAATGCGGGCAGCGGACTGGTCGTCGCCTGCGAGCAACAGCCTGGAACCCGTGGTTTCTCGCTGCGTGTCGGTGCGAAGATCGACATCATCAACAGTTGCTCCGGACAAGTGCTGCTTGCCTTTTCGGGCGCCGCGCGGGCGGAACAGATCATCGTCGAGGCGGAAAAGGAGCGCGAGGCCCCGGTGGATCGCGCATGGCTGGGCGAGCGGCTGGCGCTCATCCGTGAGCGTGGCCATGACAGCCGCCAGAGCCCGATCACCCATGGCGTTACGGACATAAGCTGTCCCGTGTTCGGCTTTGACGGACAAGTGGTGGCCGCCTTGACGATCCCGTTCCTCGAATTGATCGACGGATCGCAGAAAGTCCATCTGGAGGCCGCGCGCGAGATGTTGAATGCCGCGGTCGCGCGCATTTCCGATGGCCTTGGCTATCAGGCCGAACGCGGCGCCGTGGGGCCGGGCGATGCGCTGGACAGCGATCTGTAG
- a CDS encoding alpha/beta hydrolase — MKVFRPDKPNGAALLVTPGGGYSVIMIDVEGYQLGPWLSERGWTVFVLYYRLPGEGWADRANVPLADAQRAMRLIRSRAAQYGFDPQKVGAMGFSAGGHVCADLATRYDAKVYAPVDAADRLSARPALAAPIYAVQSMSQPLAHAGSRAMLLGPNPTADMEHAHSTANHVTANTPPVFMVHAEDDTVVSVENTIAMRAALKAAGIKVETHLFTAGEHGLSLPGPAGEPARRWKEMFVAWAQAQGLG; from the coding sequence ATGAAAGTCTTTCGACCCGACAAGCCAAACGGGGCGGCGCTGCTGGTAACGCCGGGTGGTGGCTATTCGGTGATCATGATCGATGTGGAAGGCTATCAGCTCGGCCCATGGCTGAGCGAACGGGGCTGGACTGTCTTCGTGCTCTACTATCGCTTGCCCGGGGAAGGCTGGGCGGACCGGGCGAATGTGCCGCTGGCCGATGCGCAGCGGGCCATGCGGTTGATACGGTCACGGGCAGCCCAGTATGGTTTTGACCCGCAAAAGGTCGGCGCCATGGGTTTCTCCGCGGGCGGGCATGTCTGCGCGGATCTTGCGACGCGATACGATGCAAAAGTCTATGCGCCGGTCGATGCCGCCGACCGCCTGAGCGCGCGCCCTGCGCTGGCGGCCCCGATCTATGCCGTCCAGTCGATGAGCCAGCCCCTCGCCCATGCCGGCTCGCGCGCCATGCTGCTGGGGCCGAACCCGACCGCCGATATGGAGCATGCGCATAGCACGGCCAATCATGTCACCGCGAACACACCACCTGTGTTCATGGTCCATGCCGAGGACGATACGGTCGTGTCAGTCGAAAACACCATCGCGATGCGCGCCGCGCTCAAGGCGGCGGGCATCAAGGTGGAAACGCATCTGTTCACCGCCGGCGAACATGGCCTGAGCCTTCCGGGCCCGGCGGGCGAACCTGCACGCCGCTGGAAAGAGATGTTTGTCGCCTGGGCTCAGGCGCAAGGTCTGGGCTGA